A section of the Deltaproteobacteria bacterium genome encodes:
- a CDS encoding septal ring lytic transglycosylase RlpA family protein — MAAILASCAETAMKGSSGLTGYRETGKASYYAAKYQNQQTASGERLDNKSYTAAHKNLPFGTKVKVTNIENGKSVVVEINDRGPFVKGRIIDLTRSAFRKIGDLNAGIISVQIEVVDLN; from the coding sequence ATGGCGGCGATCCTTGCCAGCTGTGCTGAGACCGCGATGAAAGGATCGTCAGGATTGACTGGGTATAGGGAAACGGGCAAAGCATCATACTATGCTGCGAAATACCAAAATCAACAAACGGCAAGCGGTGAACGACTTGATAATAAATCTTACACCGCCGCACATAAAAACCTGCCATTTGGAACTAAAGTCAAGGTAACAAACATAGAAAATGGTAAAAGCGTAGTCGTTGAGATCAATGATAGAGGGCCGTTTGTAAAAGGGCGCATTATCGATCTTACCCGTTCAGCATTCAGAAAAATTGGTGATTTGAATGCCGGCATTATCAGCGTGCAGATTGAAGTTGTTGATCTGAATTGA
- a CDS encoding nitronate monooxygenase produces the protein MKIDDIIIKSRLCDMIGIKYPIIQAGMGPFSNNNLCVAAANAGVLGLLSTSGLFNKHDQPWIYNAFCDTGEANRDDDMGTVLGSVLKRTHRLVKDKGGVFGPNVMVSAELKEQAKIMIETAIRVREENPEMRDTLKVMYTSAGDPMGWGEMIKKAGFTWIHIIPSVRAALRCKKAGVDVIVASGHEGGFHTHWEPLHSMVLFPAVAEAVSDENTLVVGGGGVGDGKSLAATLALGCDGALIGTRFLATQESDFPLLWKQAVVDAQDRGTLVARGYVGPARWLRNPRSEEHAANTLKKSPGVYLGTPDGYQSTEAMSLIEYENESIKAVYEGNKEKAMMAGGEVAQRINDMPTVEELVQRIVKEAETAYADLSNKFSK, from the coding sequence CTGCCAACGCAGGCGTGCTTGGGCTTCTTTCCACCAGCGGCCTCTTCAACAAGCATGACCAGCCCTGGATCTATAACGCCTTTTGCGACACCGGGGAGGCGAACCGCGACGACGATATGGGAACAGTGCTGGGATCGGTCCTGAAGCGAACCCACCGCCTGGTCAAAGACAAAGGCGGTGTCTTCGGTCCAAATGTGATGGTATCGGCGGAGCTCAAAGAACAAGCAAAAATTATGATCGAAACGGCCATAAGGGTACGGGAGGAAAATCCCGAAATGAGAGATACCCTTAAGGTGATGTATACGTCAGCCGGTGACCCAATGGGCTGGGGAGAAATGATCAAAAAAGCCGGATTTACCTGGATTCATATCATCCCCTCCGTTAGAGCAGCGTTGCGCTGTAAAAAGGCAGGGGTTGATGTCATTGTCGCCTCAGGTCATGAAGGCGGCTTTCATACACACTGGGAACCGCTTCACTCAATGGTGCTTTTTCCCGCAGTGGCCGAGGCCGTCTCTGATGAAAACACGCTCGTGGTCGGTGGAGGAGGCGTCGGTGACGGAAAGAGTCTGGCAGCCACCCTGGCCTTGGGCTGCGATGGCGCGTTGATTGGAACCCGCTTCCTTGCAACACAGGAGAGCGATTTCCCGCTTCTCTGGAAGCAAGCGGTTGTGGACGCACAAGACCGTGGTACATTGGTCGCGCGTGGTTATGTGGGCCCGGCCCGTTGGTTGAGAAACCCCAGAAGTGAAGAGCATGCAGCAAACACCCTTAAAAAATCGCCAGGTGTGTATCTCGGAACGCCTGATGGCTACCAAAGCACGGAAGCCATGTCGCTTATTGAATACGAGAACGAGTCGATCAAGGCTGTGTATGAGGGGAACAAGGAAAAGGCCATGATGGCCGGCGGTGAGGTTGCCCAGCGCATCAATGACATGCCTACGGTTGAAGAATTGGTCCAGAGAATCGTTAAAGAAGCGGAAACCGCTTATGCAGATCTGTCAAATAAGTTTTCTAAGTAG